TTAAATAGGCGTCCTTGTTACTTCCTAGGTTTCTCTCCCAGCGTCGGGCATTGTGGAGACGCATCCTTGACGCTGCGCCTAGACTCACAGGGAAAATCCTCACACTGGCTCAAAATGCAAAGTTAAAGTTTTTTTTGGTAGAACTTGCCTTCCCATGTATAAaaaaatttgagttgttttatttaaggaaataatccaGATAGTCACATAATGATCAAAAAAACCTCTCACCAGGGCCACGAAAGGGATAGCAGAGATCGGCTAAAGGCATCATCTTTGAAGGGTCCAGTCCTGTTCCTCCCAGCAGCTCCACAAAGTCTCCTTTGTCCCCGCAGCCTGCTGAGGGTTTCTACAGGAAGAAAGCAGCAAACAAAGATATATTTAAACCGATCACGGAAGTCAAGCCATTTGACCAACGGCAGGTTGGTGAATGCACTCACTCAGCCCTAGACATCGTGGCAGGGCCATTTAATTTAACATCCAGGACTCCGGAAATTGAAAGACTTCTAGAAGAGCAAAAAATGCAAAGGATTGCTTTTCTAAATCAGTTGAGTaatcattttttcaaatgtatgtgcacggtttttaaaaatttttataagctCAAGGACTGGAATGATGAAATGGGAATCTGTAAACGCCATATAAGACGTATGAAAATTGAATCCGAAAATGCTGtgctttttaaatcatttggACATACAGACtgaattatttgaatttcttaATGCATGCAGTCAGAGTATTTATAAATAGGGCTTTCACATCAGTTTTTCCTTCAactcatctcttttcctcttccttataAAGGACTTTTTATGCAGTTGGGACAATCTTTATCATTTCTACTGATAAAGATTTAGATTAGTTATAAGAAtattgaagaaagaagagaatccTAATTTGGGGCTCAAGTTAGCTAGAGTTATCACCATCACTCTCCTTCCAACTAAAGCAAGTTCATTCCAAGCTATTTAAAACAAGAATTCCTTCTGACTCTGTGATCCACCGTAACCACCCATTTCTGCTTCCCTTCACCCTTCCCGCACTGTCTCATCCACAGCAATCCTTGTGCCTCTCTTTCCCACACAAACAAAGCAGCTTCTCTCACTCCCAAGTGCCACCCTTCTCCTGTGATCAGGGCTGGCCTCACGGGCAGGGCCCCTGTGTCCACAGGGCCCACACTTACAAGGGCCtggtgcttggtttaatgctctgctgtcaccgtcttgaaattcttaataagttTTAAATAAGCACCCCCCCCCTTTCCCTTTTGCACTGACCCCCACACATTCTATAACAGGTTTGCCTGTGACCCTTGCCTTCACTGAGGCATACTCATCAAGAGACCCCACGTAGTGTGGCACGGTGCTCAGAAGTTAACCAGACAGACCCTGCCACATCAGTACCAAAATGTAAAACAGAGAACTCTAAACACACActtacataaacacacacactcaaacacttGGAAGACTTGAAATGCAACTGGAACTAAACCACAAATTAGAAAGTATTGTAATAGCAACCATTTGACTAATGAAAGGAAGAACCTGGgcagatatattttaaagcacctactatgtgctgggttcTATGTTGAGGTGATTTACACATCATTTCATCACATGATGAAACAGAGGGTTAATTAGCCCACGGTGTACAGGGCCCATGTTCTCAATAAAGAGTTGAATAAGTCATTTAGGGGCGAAGGAAAAAAACTTGTAATTGCCTTTCCCCTGAGGAGAGGATGTCCAGGGGGAGCATCTCTTAAGACAAAACTTTCCACTTGGTTCTTTAGGTTCCAAATTTCAGCGGGAGGTGGTGAAGGGAAAAGGCAggctgaggagagagaaatggaaatgaagaggATGGGAAGAAGTAGAAGCTGAAATGAGGGGAACAAAACATAGAAACAAGGAAGGTGGGTGCACCTGTTCCTCGGCGTTCAAtgacctctctcctcttcccaaccCTCTCAGCTGTTAGCAGAAGCGACAATGGCAGAAGCTGACTTATGGAAGGACATCTCTGGGGTTCAGCTCCTCAGCAGCGGTCCCCTAGGTTTCTTCGTTGAGGCTCTGCCTCCCTGGACTCAGCCTGGATGAGCGTCTCTTGCCTAGACTATGACAGCGGCCCTAGGTGCTCTCCTTGCACCACTGTGGCCCCTACAGCCCGTTCACCACATGGAAGCCAATTTAAGTCAGATCATGTTGCCTCCCTCCTGCAGCCCTTCAGTGGTCCCCCACTTCACTTAGAATAAACTCAGACTCCTTGGGGCTGGCCgggcggcgcagcggttaagtgcgcatgttccacttcggccacctggggtccactggttcggatcccgggtgcggacatggcaccgcttgtcaagccatgctgtggcaggtgtcccacatataaagtagaggaagatgggcacagatgttagcccagggccagtcttcctcagcaaaaagaggaggattggcagcagatgttagctcagagctaatcttgctcaaaaaacaaaaacaaaaaaactccttAATACAGCCTGCCAGGCTCTCCACATCGGGCCCTGCCCATCTCCCTGATGCTGTCTCATCCCACTCCCCCTCTCCTTTGCCTTCTCTCCATTTCTGGAACCCAAGTCCATTCTTGCCTCTACAATACTTTTCCCTGTGTTCCTGGCTCCTCTTGTGGCTGCTGGCTCCTCTTGTGGCTGCTGGCTCCTTCTTATCTACCACTCAAGTCTCATTTTAAATGTCTCCTTCCCAGAAGGtttcttccctgaccaccttatcTCAGGTAactccccagcccaccccaccccatccatcCCCAGCCGCTGCCTATCACAGCACCCAGTTTCTGTAGGGCACTCACCACTGTTGGAAATATATTAAGTATTTGcctgtctcctcccactagaatgtaggTTCCATGAGAGCCGGATGTGTTTTGTTCCTTGCTCATTTCTGGCATCCAGAATAGTGCCttgcacatggtaagtgctcaaaaaaattttgtaaaagaatagATGCCTGGAACACTGcagtctttaaattttttcagggGAAACGCCAGGATTGCTCCTCATAGGGAAGAATAACTAAAAAGCACAGACCTCCCAATCTCCTAGCACTCTGTCATCTCCTATTTTACACATCGAGAGTGACATACAAACAATCGCAAGCCAATAAGCCTACGCCAAAGACACCCACTTATCCTGGTCTTATCAAAGGATTATCCTTCCACAGAGCTCCAGCTGAAAAGAATAGGCACCAGCCCACGAATTTAGGGTTTAAAGGAAATTCTCGGTCCTGGTCCTAGTTATTTGGTTTTCACTGAAATCTGTCTGATTAGGAACTATAATGGTCTCTGATGCCAGCAAATGCATGAGTTCTCCTGACGTGGGCATATGCGGGGATAAACGGAAATGAGAGTGACTCAGGGAAGAAGCTACCAGTGCCAGTGAGTGTGGTCAAGCTCAGCATTGATGGTAAAGTCCATACAGAAGTTCACGGGAGAACAGGTGGATGGGGAGTCTCAGCCAGTAGTTTGTTGCAAAATGTACTGAATTAAATGTAATGCAAAAAACTTCAAAACTTTACTGTACTTTGCAATATAAAAAtccaattttgtattttatgctACGCTTAGCATTCCTTCCCAACACAGTTCTGTCAATGAGATACTTCCTTCAtgtcaaaagaaaattccaaTAATCAGAAAAACAGCTGTGTCAATGACTCACGCTAGGTTCTGCTGGGAGGGAATTTTCGTGAAAGAGGCAAGTACAAGAGAGTTCAATTGTAATTACATGCCACAACTTTACCAACTGAAAACATTTCTTACATCACAAGAAAAGTATTCAAGTCGTCAGCAGGGGCACCTGAGTATGCAATTTACAGCAGAGCGGAAGTGGCAGCCGGTTGAGTGAAAGCCGTGAGGGCGGGCTCGTGGGTCTGAGACTTCAGAGTCCACCGAAGACCCCACCACTCCAATTTGCTAATGTCCACCTTCGAGACTAGGGAATGAACCGGAAGCCAGTAAGCCACTCACCTTTAACTGCAGACCGTTTAGGTGTCCCAGGGTGAGGTCGGATATTTTGATCGCCACAGGATAAATTATGGAGAAGCTGCAGTTTCGGTGTTGATGCGGAACTACCAGGGTGAACCTTCCGTTTGGGGTCTGGGAAATGACGTTGCAGGCtttgtagaaaaacaaaatcacattttCACTACATGGCAAGCTGGGTTTTTATAGAGATTTATTCTATCCTTATTTTAGGCTCCTACTCATGGTCTAGGGCCTTGTGGCCCAGAAGAGAGTACACATCACTGAGGCAATCTGGAGACGGGAAGGAGTTGGGGAATGAAAATCATCGGGGACGTCTGACATTGTCAGGAGGCCCTGGGCTGCGAGGGGGCTTCTAATCTTAATCTCAGAGGGTCTCCTTGTTTACAACGATCACAAGACATTGATTAATAACTAAACAAACAATATTAGCTGGTAGAAGCTCTAGGAACACTTCAGTTAACTAGGGTCCTAGTTCAAGCTGGAAGTCTGGAAGAATCAAGGCTTAAAGGTGAGTCCAGAACTCAAACCTTGCCTGTCTGAACTTATTGGATTTGGAGCCATAATGTTactttttaagtaataaaataagtaaataataaaacagtGCCAAAAGAGgctgaggaaaaaatagaaagaaaccaGGCTTACgtctgataaatatttgctgggtgTTAGGTGGTAAGTTgactaaaagataaattttacGTTTAATTTTACTCCCAAGAatttctgaaatttgttttttatttcaagtttagACTTACAGTGAATTTACTCTTCTAGCTGTGAAATGAGAAGCATCAGagtctctgcttttttttttgccaatcaTGGGACAAAAGTTTCTGATTGATCAGAATGGGTCAAAACtacctcctgcctcctttccatatttttaattatacttaATTTCAAAAAAGAACTGAAACTCCTTGATGATTCTGGAAGGTTTTCAATTTCGAACAAAACGAAATACAGGAGAAATATTTAACTTTGTCCTCTCGGATTATTCTGCTCCAGTCCCCAGACACAGCTTTGTGGTGGAGGGGGGCTTTCCTTCagaaattcttttagttttttaaaatgaaaattggaaGATCAGTCAGTATATTATTCTTTGGCACCTTAGGCCCCATTCTTCAACCACATGAAGTGTTAATATTAATACTATTGTATGCAACCAAAAATGAATGATATGTTCTCTTTTCCtggtgttttaaaaagatttttctcctaaggAGGGAAAAAGTAAGCAGATGAATGAACTAATTTTGATTAAGATAACATGTTTTAGGCCTGAGCTGTTCACTTGACAGCATCTATGTGTGTTTCCATTGGAAATGAACTAAATTAGAGTGGTGGCCTCAGAATCAGAGGGCAATGCTAAGGTCTTCTGGTCCAAACCTCCACTCAGGGCGTGAAATCCGCCTGCCACATCCCAGATATGCAGCCTTTCATCGTTGCCTGAATATCTCTAGGAATGCAACTTGCTATCTGATCCCTCGGCTTATCCCAGATCAATGGAATGACTGCGAGGGATTAAAGTTTGTCACTGAATGCATTGTAGTACCCTAGCAGATCAGAATAAGACtttggagaaaaaatagaattctaCCCGCCATAAATTAGTATCCTACCTAGCctgggaaataaattaaaaactctgaTTTGATTTTCATAACAATGAATAGGAAATATCCTTTAGGTCATTTCTAATTACAAAACAATGTCCATTCATTCTTCACGTTTCTTAAGTCTGTACAATGATGCTACCTTTGAAAAGCAGATTCAACCCTCCTCCAAGTCCTGCCTTCCggctgaggagagagggagtCCACTTACGAAAGAGGTTGGGATCTGTCTTTATGGTTAATGTGAATCCATTTCCTGGTTCATGGACCCGGAAGAAGATCATGGCCACGTTCTGGGAGGATCTGATGCTCCTTCTGCTTAGACCACTGTCACAGAAATCTATGTACCGCTCAGTCGTCGGGAGAGGATGATCCTGTGAACTGGGGAACTTCTCCCCCTTGAGGATCCACCCATCAAATACCTTCCAACAAAAAACACAGACATAGTGAAAGATCTCCTCCATGGCCTGCTGAAGGCACAGGTGTGTTGAAAAGGGGGAAGTAGTTCCCCAGCAATGGGCCTCCAGCCATAAGTGAGGAAGTGACAGCCTTCATGCCCCTGCCCGCTGGCTCTCCATTTGTGTCTATTTTTACAGTGAGGGCCATTTGTAAGTAATAGTATTAACTAATTAttgctttttcccctttataaACCTTAAAGTTTCCAAAGTAAATCATCTTTCTTATACTTTATAATTTCAGCCACCTTGGTAAATGAAACTACAGACAATACACATTTTTATCTTGGTCACATTTTCCACACATCCCACCTTCCACAAAAGTGTAATCTGGATTTCAGTTGCTCTCCTTCCACCACTCACTGAAACGTGGACAAAATATCTCAAAAGTAGACAGCAAAGAAAAAACTGGAGCGGCAACTTTATCTACCCACCGATGGTTATATAGGCccgttttcctcatttttttactCTTATGGATCAAAATAACAACCAATTCAACACTCAGATGATAAAGGCTGGTATGCCACTTAAGACTTTTTTCTTGGCTTGTTAAAGTTTGCAGTTAGACAAAAGGTCAGAGTCCTCTCACTTTACCCTCAAAATCACCACAGGTCTCCAATTTAATGAGCCCAACCCAGTTCACATTAGCAAAATTCCCAGCCACCCAGCTGCAAATTGCTGCAGCAGACCAGTTCTACTCCAACGTGTTTGACAGCTTCCCAAACAATTCCACTTTGGAGGTTTCAATCCCAGTCATTTTAACTGGACCAGAGACCTCCATCAGCCATCACTAGCCGTCCTGTTACACTTAGGAAACCACTGGGAGAGGGGAGGTTGTGAAGCTGGGGGGCttgtcctcccctcccacctgcctcAGACTGGATTCCCTCTCAGCACCCCTCCCAGCAGTCAGTGCCCCACTGCTCCGAAATCGGGTCGCCCAGGCATCAAAGACAGTCTCCGCGAGCCTGGAACAGCTTCACGGAGAGAGGGACCAGCAGGAGCGAGGCGGGCTCGGATCTCTAACCAGGACTGGCCGGCACGGTGGACCTGAGCGCTGGCGCTGGTTAGTTTGTAGCATTTTCCATGCGCCCTAGATCACAACACAGCGTTTTTCCGCGCGTGTTCAAGTCTTTGGAAGCGCCCGGGATCAAAAGCGAACTGAAGGGAGCTAAAATCACTGCAACTTCCAAGCCATCGGCCCTTCCGGGAGTGGGGCGAGGTTGGCGCCGCGTGGGGGTCCCAGAGCGCGCCTGTCCCACTCGGGCACCAGCAGAGTGTCTAACTGAGAGGGTCGCCGGCTCCCCACGCTCAGCGGCCCGTCTCTGGGCGCAGCGCCCGGCCCATGCCCGCTCCCGTGCCCCGCGGCTGGGGCTGCGCGCGGCGAGGCGCCTCACCTGCAGGAAGTCCCCGCCCTGACAGTCGATGGAGACCAGGTCGTAGTGGATGGTGATGAACTCCTCGGGCTCGCCGATGAAGAAGGCGGCGCAGTGCAGCTGCGGCCGGTCGGCGGTGAAGGTGAACTGGCCCTGGAGGCTCAGCATGTCCAGGCACCCTGGGGGAGGCCAGCGGGGAAGGGGTCCCGGGCGGCAGCCCCCCTCCGCGCGCCCCACTCCCAGGTCTGCAGCGCCCGTGCCCGGACTCCCAGCCCCGGCTGCGCCGTCCCCCGCGCCCCGGGGCGCGTCACCCCATCTCGCCCCAGCGCGCCTCCTCGGACCGAGCCCTAGCGATGGGAATCGCGCCCCCGGCCGTCCTGGCCAGCCCCTCGCCGCCGATGCCCCGGAGCCTCCCGCCTCGGCGCGGAGCCGACCTCCCCACCGCCCGGCTGCCGGTGGCCGCGAGCCGGGCGCCCGACTCACGCAGAGCGCGCCGGTAGAGCGGCTCCCCCGCCAGCTCCCGCTTCAGGCTGGCGCTGAGGAGCAGGAAGGGGTCGTGGTGCGCCGCTTCCCGCAGCTGGCAAGGAAAATGGGTCAGTTGGGAAAAGCGCGAGGGGTGAGAAAGGGGACCAGGAGCGGggcaccctccctgccccacagcaAAGAGAATAGAGTGATGGAACCAATGTCTCCCGGGTCCGGAGAAGATGGGAAAGTCTTAGATCCTTTCGGTCAGACTAGGGTATCCCCAGgggccagagggaaggaggaagaggcagagaggaagaccAGTCCAGGGGAAACCGGGGAAGACGGGCGCAAAAGATAGGGAAGAAAGACCTAACCCAACGACAGCTGAGCGCAGAGGCAGCCTGCGCAGCCCCCAAGGTTGGACACTCAAGCACGGAAGGTGTGGTGCGTCAGTCCGGGGTCGCTCACCTCTGGGTACCGGCTGTCCCCTCTTAGAGCCATCAGGAAGATCAGAATGAAGTGACACTGAAGTTTGAAGGATGGAGACATGCTGGCCTGGCCCCTGCAGCTGGTGTGCTCTGCTCCCGAGGTCTCGGGTTTGGCTTCCCACGCCTTCGCCCAGGCTGAGCTGGAAGCTGGTAGGGTCCCCTTGCCGGGTCTCTTTTATAGAGCGGTGAGGAGGGGAGGCTCTGCCCCTTCACTGATCTGAGCTCAGTAACCATGGGTTACCCTGTCTCAGTGACAAAGTGCGTGGTGATGACGAGGGTCCCGCTCTCAACCGCAAATTTCCAGAGTGGTCCAGCATTATTCACCGAGAATGATTTCAGGCGCTTACAACTTAGTCAACCAAAGTGTtggagaaagaaggaggcagggatAAAGAATAAGGGAGGGCATTTTACTTGACCTGTCAAATGCTGAGTTATCTTCTCCGGTGGATATTCAGGGAATTTTTGGTTTTGCAAAGCAGTGACAAagttacatacatacataaaataccCAAACATATATGACCTTATCATGCAAGCCTGTCGCATAACCTTGGATGGAATCATACTGGAAATTGTCAGAGAACAAAGTATTCATGCAATTGCTCAGGGCTCTCAGGAAGAAACGTGGGGCGTTTACAGCTCCAAAGAGAGGCTAAACAGAAGCCAAGTCTGACTTCGCAGAATATTGCAGTAAAGCAACTCAAGCTTGGTTTCTGTCCCTTAGTCTGTGCTTTATCCTGCTCCACATTCTTGTAAGCATTTCCTTAATGGGAAGCTAACTCTGGCATCTGTGGACTTCTAGATTTTAGGAGAGCTCTGTCACTTAGCCTGAATGTATACATGATGGACACATTCCTGGGCCAGCAACTGCAGCCATGACCTTGGTATCTGTCTGAACCACTGAGAGGTGAAGTCATTCCATTTCACGCCTTCAAATACCTCAATTACTTTAATATTCCGGTAGAGAGAACCGCTGAGAAGCGTTATCATAACGGCTCATCAGCAAGCCTACAGGACTAAACAAATGACTTCGAGATCCAGAAATAAGTTAAGTATAAGCTTATCTTTGCTGAATTGTTTCCCCTTTATGTCCAAAATTGTGGGAAATATGGGGATACTCCACACATGCTTTCCCAGCCCTTTCCAATCCACGCCCTAAGCAAGGCGACCTCAAATCCTGAAATCCTCACATCGTTTTACTCTGCCTCATGGAAAACCCAGTCCTACCCACAGCTTTCTTTgcttaataattttaataaattattacaaataatgagaCCATAATACCGAGCAAATTGTTATGTTTTTAGTTTATAAATACTCAGAATTAAGCAGTAATTTGCCTAGTGGGGTCAGAACttgatgttttcatattttagacAATTTAGAGCCCTGAAGGGGCCGCCTCTTAGTTGTTTAACCAGGAGGCCTTCCTACCATAATACAACTTCGTAAACAGTCCTCAGACCAGAGAGCCTGAGGGGAAGGGAACCAAAAGTCATGAACACTGGCCACCAGGTCCTTCTCCCCATCCCGGGACCATTCAGACGTCTGAATTTTAGAGAGAGTATAAAGAAACCTGAGgggaataaaagaggagaaagataaattttctaATGCCAACTTGCTTGGCCTCACACATGCCAGGCCATCTTGAGGTCTGTCTCCACCCCTGTTTGTGCCTGGAGGGCTCCTCAGGCACACTCATCCTGCATGCCGTGGGCCCATTCTCCTTTCCCACCAACCCATCCCGAGCCTTGGGCTGCTTCAAGATTCAGCCCAGCACTCAGCTTGGAGACCCCTGTTTATCCCACTTTGGCGGTCTGGTCTTATTAGCATCCCTGTGGAGACATTCTTCTCCATCCCGgcccttcacacacacaaacacaca
This region of Equus quagga isolate Etosha38 chromosome 7, UCLA_HA_Equagga_1.0, whole genome shotgun sequence genomic DNA includes:
- the CRHBP gene encoding corticotropin-releasing factor-binding protein → MSPSFKLQCHFILIFLMALRGDSRYPELREAAHHDPFLLLSASLKRELAGEPLYRRALRCLDMLSLQGQFTFTADRPQLHCAAFFIGEPEEFITIHYDLVSIDCQGGDFLQVFDGWILKGEKFPSSQDHPLPTTERYIDFCDSGLSRRSIRSSQNVAMIFFRVHEPGNGFTLTIKTDPNLFPCNVISQTPNGRFTLVVPHQHRNCSFSIIYPVAIKISDLTLGHLNGLQLKKPSAGCGDKGDFVELLGGTGLDPSKMMPLADLCYPFRGPAQMKIGCDNTVVRMVSSGKHINRVTFEYRQLEPYELENPNGNSIPEFCLSI